The following nucleotide sequence is from Leptolyngbya subtilissima AS-A7.
ATTTCCTAAAATTTCTCGGCTTCGGCCAGGGCCTTGGCTTTGTTGGCGGTGTAGATCTGCACTCGATCTTGAGCAACGGGGTAGCGCTCGTCCCCAGGTGGCACCTCGGACATTAGATCGGCTGCCCGCTGCCAGCGCACCGCTAAATCTAGCCAGGCGGCAGCGGTGGCAGCCGACTTACCGTCTTCCACCGACTGCTGAGCAATGCGCACCGCCAGTACGAAGGGATCCTGGCCCGTGGGCGCCTCTGGAGCTGGGGTGGGAGGCGGTTCAGTAGTGGGGGCAACCTGCGACCCCAACGGCAGCTCAACGCCCAGCCAGTCTTTAGTCGCCCATCCCACCAGCAGCAGCAGCAGCGCCAAACTGGCACCGCCAACTAACCCCCGCCAAAAAGCGCTGCGGCTCGAAGCCGGCTTTTTTTTGTACACATCATCTAAAAACGGGTTGCGCTGGCGAGGAGCGCGCAGGTCACGCCACAGTCGGGCTACCGGGTTGGGCTGCTTGAGCACAATCGGCTCTGACCAGAGCAGGCTGTTTTTGGGGTCACGCTTAATTTCATCAAGCCACAGCAGCTGCTGCTCTTGCACAATGCGGCTGTTGATATTGACCTTGTTAATGCCCCGTGGGCTAATCGACTCCAGCACGTTGCGCACCTGGTCAACTACCGTCTCCCGAGGCAGGGCATCGGCGCTGGGGGCCTCGACCAGCAGCTGCAAAATGCCGCTGTCTTGAATGGCGCGGGTGCGAATGCCCTCGTCAGCGAAGTGCTCATTCAAAATTTGAATGATGGCGGCTACACTCCCCTGGCGGGCCTGAAAGTCGATGTCGTCAATGGTTGGATGCATGGTTCCGAGCTGCTGCATGCCACGGAGTTCCGCAGCATAGCGCAGGTATAAACGGCTGATCCCGAAATTATATCAACCGCTGTCCAACCTGGAACGTTCTCTCTTGAGGCACAAGATCCCTGGGTAACTTCCTCCCTGCTGCATCCAGCTTGGAAAAGTCCAGCGGCGGCTGGCAACCAGGGCTACAGCAGGTGCTGAAAGCGATCCTCTGCACCGATCTGCTTCACCGCCGCCTTGATGTCTTGGGTACGGTCTTTGCGCACAATTAAAGTGGCATTGCCGTCGCGCACAATCACCACATCCTCCAGGCCAATGGTGACGATGACCTCATCGGGGTCGGCGGAGTAAACAATGCTGCCTTCGGTATCAAGGGCGACGTGGGTGGCTAAATCGACGTTTTTCTCGCCGGGCTGCTTCAGCAGGCGCTCGACCGCGTTCCAGTCGCCCAGGTCATCCCAGCCAAAGGTGACGGGCATGACGTAGGCGCGATCGGTGTGCTCCAGGACGGCGTAGTCAATGCTGAGCTTGTCTAGGCCGGGATAGGCGTCAACCCCTTCAGCAATCAGGGCTTGCATCAGAGCAGGGGCGTGGGTTTTCAGCTCGTTGACCATCACCCCGGCGGGGAAGATGAACATACCGCTGTTCCAGCTGAAGCGACCGCTGTCAATGAAGGATTGGGCGGTGGGAGCGTCGGGTTTTTCGGTGAAGCGGCTGACGGTGTAGGCGCTGAGGCTGCCGTAGGTGCCGGTGGCCTCCCCCTGCTCGATGTAGCCGTAGCCGGTGGCGGGGTAGGTGGGGGTAATGCCCAGGGTGGCGATCGCCCCTTGGCTAACGGCCAGCTCAGCCGCCGCCGTTAGGGTCTGACAAAATGCCGCTTCGTCGGCAATCCAGTGGTCGGCCGGGAAAAAACCCACCAAAGCGTCATCGCCGTAGCGCTGGGCGACCTCCAGGGTGCCCCAGGCAACTGCCGGAGCGGTATCACGACCCACTGGTTCGACCAGCAGGTTAGCTTCGGGCAGTTCAGGCAGCTGTTCACGAACCCGATCAGCTAGGTGAGCGGCGGTAATCACCCACATATTTTCCCAGCCGTTGGCCAGGGGCAGCAGGCGATCGGCGGTGGCTTGCAGCAGGCTGCGATCGCTGCCGTCTAGACACAAGAACTGTTTAGGACGGGCCAAACGGCTCACCGGCCAAAACCGCTCGCCCTTACCCCCTGCCAAAATAATAGGAATTAACGCCGCCATAAAAATTTCCCCTGGACTTTTAAGTCATTAAGTCATAGCGGCGGCTTCACAACCACCTGCATAAGTGGCTCAATCCTATCCTTTGGAATGAGATTTCAGGGCAAAATTCGCTTAATATTGATTAACACATTAACCTGCTGCGAAGTTTTAATAGGGTGTTAGGGGGTGTCCCTGATCCTGTCTTTAAGCGTTGAAATTTGGGTCTAAAACCATGCTGAGGCTACATTGGCCAATCGTGGCAGGGGCTATGGTGGTAGGGCGTCGCAGCAAGTCAAGCAGGTATTCATGACAACCCCTTTGCAGAATGTCGACCCTAAAGAAAGTCGCTCTACCGACCCTGAACAGGCTGAGCTTGTAGCCTCAGACGGTCAACCATCTGCACCAGCCTCATCTGCTGACCAATCATCCCACCCCCCTAGGATGGCCCGACGTCTGGTTAAATCGCTGCTGTGGGGTAGCCTATTTGTCGGTACGGCTGCGGTTTCGGCTGCGGTTGGGGCGGTGATTTCCCTTACGGTGCCTTTGCCCGACTTTATGGGTGGCAACACCAACCGCGCCGCTAGCTTTGGCGATCTCTGGCAGGCGGGCTTTCGCTACCAGGTGACGCGTCCGGTCAACATTTTGGTGATGGGCATTGACGAAGTTCCCGATGCCCAGCCCAACTCGGACGCTGTGTTTGCTGGTCGTACTGACACCCTGTTGCTAGTGCGGGTCGATGCCGAATCCGGCACCCTCAACGTCATGTCTATCCCCCGTGATACCCGCGTGCAAATTCCAGGCTTTGGGATGGATAAAATCAATCAGGCCAACGTCCTAGGTGGCCCAGAACTGGTCGCTCAAACCGTGGGCTACAACCTGGGTAACATTCAAATTGATCGCTACGTACGCATCAACACCAGCGCTTTTCGAGAAATGGTTGACCTGGTAGGGGGCATTGAGGTCAATGTGCCCACCCGTATGGAGTACACGGATCGCACCCAGGGCCTCTATATAGATCTGTATCCCGGCTGGCAAACCCTCAATGGCGACCAGGCTGAGCAGTTTGCTCGCTACCGCAAAGACAGCGGCGATATCGGCCGAGTGCAACGCCAGCAAATGCTGCTAAAGGCGCTGCGGGAGCGGTTGACTAACCCCGCCGTGCTGCCCAAGCTGCCCCAGGCGCTGCGGGTGGTGGAGCGTTATGTCGATACTAACCTCACCCTGGAGGAAATGCTGGCGATCGCCAACTTCGGCCTCGAAATGGAGTCTGACCAGCTGCAAATGGTGATGCTGCCCGGTCGATTTAGCACCCCAGCCGAGTTTAACGCCAGCTACTGGCTCCCCAACTGGGAAGCTTCGGCCACCGTCATGCAAAACTTTTTTCAGGCTGAAGGGGTGAGCATTTACGCCGACAATTCCCAGGGCAACTACGTAGCCGATCTGTCTATTGCGGTGCAAAATGCCTCTGGCCAGCCCGATCAAGCCGCCTCGGTAGCCAACTACCTGCGCGAGAACGGCTTTAGCAATGTCTATATCATCGATGACTTATCAACCACCATGGCCCGCACCGAAGTTGTTGCTCAACGCGGCGATGTCGAGAGTGCCCGTACGGTCGAGTCATTGCTAGGAGTAGGGCTGGCCCTGTCGGAGTCAACCGGTGACCTCGACTCCGACATTACAATTCGGGTGGGGGAAGACTGGGTTGAACAGGCCACCCAAACGTCAGAGACCCAGCCCCAGGAATAGACTAGGTATTGCCCAGTATCATCTTCAGCTCTGGCTACCCATGTCTAGCCTTTACCCACCCCATGCCCAGGACGCTCTGGCCCGCGATCGCAACCGCCTCGCCGCCGATCGCTCCCTCCTATCCTTTGTGCGCAACAGCCTCACGCTAATTGGCCTGGGTTTGGGTCTTGAGCAAATCTTAGCGGCGCTCGGTGCCCACTGCGTTGACCGTGGCATTGATGGGTGGGCCTATGGTCTCAGCCTAGTGTATGTCGGTCTGGGGGTGCTGAGCCTGGGGTTTGCGATCGCCGACTATCAAACTGAAGGGACGCACCTGCGAGCGCCCCA
It contains:
- a CDS encoding mannose-1-phosphate guanylyltransferase — its product is MAALIPIILAGGKGERFWPVSRLARPKQFLCLDGSDRSLLQATADRLLPLANGWENMWVITAAHLADRVREQLPELPEANLLVEPVGRDTAPAVAWGTLEVAQRYGDDALVGFFPADHWIADEAAFCQTLTAAAELAVSQGAIATLGITPTYPATGYGYIEQGEATGTYGSLSAYTVSRFTEKPDAPTAQSFIDSGRFSWNSGMFIFPAGVMVNELKTHAPALMQALIAEGVDAYPGLDKLSIDYAVLEHTDRAYVMPVTFGWDDLGDWNAVERLLKQPGEKNVDLATHVALDTEGSIVYSADPDEVIVTIGLEDVVIVRDGNATLIVRKDRTQDIKAAVKQIGAEDRFQHLL
- a CDS encoding LCP family protein → MTTPLQNVDPKESRSTDPEQAELVASDGQPSAPASSADQSSHPPRMARRLVKSLLWGSLFVGTAAVSAAVGAVISLTVPLPDFMGGNTNRAASFGDLWQAGFRYQVTRPVNILVMGIDEVPDAQPNSDAVFAGRTDTLLLVRVDAESGTLNVMSIPRDTRVQIPGFGMDKINQANVLGGPELVAQTVGYNLGNIQIDRYVRINTSAFREMVDLVGGIEVNVPTRMEYTDRTQGLYIDLYPGWQTLNGDQAEQFARYRKDSGDIGRVQRQQMLLKALRERLTNPAVLPKLPQALRVVERYVDTNLTLEEMLAIANFGLEMESDQLQMVMLPGRFSTPAEFNASYWLPNWEASATVMQNFFQAEGVSIYADNSQGNYVADLSIAVQNASGQPDQAASVANYLRENGFSNVYIIDDLSTTMARTEVVAQRGDVESARTVESLLGVGLALSESTGDLDSDITIRVGEDWVEQATQTSETQPQE
- a CDS encoding DUF202 domain-containing protein; this translates as MSSLYPPHAQDALARDRNRLAADRSLLSFVRNSLTLIGLGLGLEQILAALGAHCVDRGIDGWAYGLSLVYVGLGVLSLGFAIADYQTEGTHLRAPHYRYRPRWSVAEATGLAIFVTGAVALGWLGFNLLK